TTCCATCCCGTCAAGCACGGCGCGGTTCAGGACGAATAACCGTATGAGCGCGGTGAGATCGTCGCAGTTCCATGCGCCACGACCGTAACTTTCTCCGGCGCCGACGGTCCCTCCCCAGGCGATGTCCCGATAGCAAGATGGGTCATCGATGGTAACCACCGGCCGGAGCGGACAGGGCGACGTCGGGCTGCCGAAGGTCGTCCGTCGCTCACCCTCCACGATGGTGAGGAGGCCCTGCGTGATCAGAAAGAGCCGAGCAAAGACCATGCGCCGGGCCAGCCGGATAGAAAAGCCGTCACGAACGCCGGATTCCCCACGCGAGACGAGGCTCCATTCCGTCGGTTTCGATGCACAGTCGGTCTTCATAAGACCGTTCATCCTGAGAACCTCCCTGTCTGCACCGTTGAGGTGCGTGTCTTGGGATGCGAGTAAAACGGACAGCGTTTGATCCAGAGGCGCAAGGCCTGCCAATGAATCGCGCCGATGACTCTGGCAGTCATGAACGGATATTGCACCAGGGTCCGCGCGAGGGACGCGGCCGTCAGTTCGCGGCGCGCCAGAACCATAGTTGCGTCGAAGAAGCGGCTCCCGCTTTTCGAATTGACCATGTGCACCACGAGCCGCTCGCTCGGCGTGTCGAACCGCCAATCGTAGTCCACCTCCATGGGCATGAACGGCGACACATGAAATCGTTTTCCGAATCGATACCGATGGTGACGGCCGCGGCCCTCGTCCAACAATCCATCCAACACATAACAATGCCGTTCGCCCCAAGGCGTATTCGTGACCTCGGCCACGATCGTGTCTACGCACCGATCCTCATGGTCGAAGCAGTAATAGAAACTCACAGGATTGAACACATAGCCGAAGTACCGGAGATGCGTGAGCAGACGAATCGGACCTGTGGGTCGCCGACCGGTGGCTGCCTCGACCTGGTCGCGCACGCTCTGATCCAACGGCACCTGCGGGTCGCCCGCGTGATCGGCGCGGCGAAACCAGGCTAGATTCGGATGCGACGCCGACCACAACCAGCGCCCGTCAAACAAGCCCGGCAACTCGGCCAGATCCACGTAGAGCATGAACAGGGAATACCGAAAGACATGGGCCACCGGAGCCAACCGCCGATGCCGCACCATTCCCTCGTACACCGCACTATTCATTGCACCCAGGCCTCCAGCGCCCGACAGGCTGTCATGGCGCTCTTCACTCCATCCTCATGAAAGCCGAAACCCCAATAGGCTCCGCAATAAAACGTGCGCTGCTGCCCGTTGATGGCCTCATACCGCGCTTGCGCGGCGACCGCCGGCGGCGAATACAACGGGTGATGATAGACGATGCGCTTCAGGACCTTCTCTGGATCAATCGCCTCACTGTGGTTCAACGTCACGCAAAACTCGCAGGGCGCCTGGAGCCCCTGCAGCCGGTTCATGTGGTAGGTGACCACGACATGCTCAGGCGGCTTGGGCAACAGATGATAGTTCCACGCCGCCCAGGCCAGTCGCCGTTTCGGCAGCAGCGAACGATCCGTGTGCAGCACCGCTTCATTGCGCTGGTACCGGATGGCCCCCAGGACCTCCTGTTCCAACGGCGACGGTTTCGCCAGCAGCGCCAGCGCTTGATCACTGTGGCAGGCCAGCACGATCGCGTCGAACCGCTCGGTCTGCCGTCGCCCCTCTCGATCTCGCCAGCGCACTTCCACACCTTGCGGAAAGCGCCCGATCGACTCCACCACAGCCTGCAGCCGGATCCGGTCACGAAACGGCCGCACCAGCGGTTCGACGTAGCGGTGCGACCCACCTGTAATGATGCGCCACGTGGGCCGATCGTTCACCGATAACATCCCGTGGTGTTTAAAGAATCGGACTAGATATTGCGCCGGAAACTCCCGGATCGTGGCCTGTCCGGCCGACCAGATAGCCGCCGCCATGGGCAGGAGATACTGGCGAACGAATGGCTCCGAGTACCGTTGCTGTTCCAGGTAGGCTCCCAGGGATGGGCCCGGTCCCGGTTGCTCCAGCAACGCCACCGCCTCACGGTTGAATCGAAGGATGTCGCGGATCATCCGGTGGAACGACGGTCGCAGCAGATTCCGTCGTTGCGCGAACAGGCTGTTCAGCGTGGTCCCGTTGTACTCCAGGCCGGTGCGCTCGCAGCGGACGCTGAAGCTCATGTCGCTCGGTTGATGCGCGACGCCCAATCGATCGAGCAGGGCGATGAAGTTGGGATAGGTCCAGTCGTTGAACACGATGAACCCGGTGTCCACGGCGTAGGTCATCTCCTCCCAGGGAACCTCGATGGTGTTCGTATGCCCGCCGATATAGTCGCCTGCTTCAAACAGGGTCAGCGCATGCCGGCCGTGCAGAAGGTGGCCCGCCGTCATCCCCGCAATCCCGGTGCCGACAATGGCGATGTTCATGGCCGTCTCACCAGCGTGGAACTCAAGCGCGTGTAAACTCGCCCCGGCAAGAGGGCCAACAATTTGAACGCCAGACTGAACCGTTTGGGGAAGTGAATGTCCGGCTTCCCCGCCTCGATCCCGTCGACGATTCGGCGGGCCGCTTCGTCCACTTCGATGCGAAAAGGCAT
The sequence above is drawn from the Nitrospira defluvii genome and encodes:
- a CDS encoding NAD(P)/FAD-dependent oxidoreductase, with the protein product MNIAIVGTGIAGMTAGHLLHGRHALTLFEAGDYIGGHTNTIEVPWEEMTYAVDTGFIVFNDWTYPNFIALLDRLGVAHQPSDMSFSVRCERTGLEYNGTTLNSLFAQRRNLLRPSFHRMIRDILRFNREAVALLEQPGPGPSLGAYLEQQRYSEPFVRQYLLPMAAAIWSAGQATIREFPAQYLVRFFKHHGMLSVNDRPTWRIITGGSHRYVEPLVRPFRDRIRLQAVVESIGRFPQGVEVRWRDREGRRQTERFDAIVLACHSDQALALLAKPSPLEQEVLGAIRYQRNEAVLHTDRSLLPKRRLAWAAWNYHLLPKPPEHVVVTYHMNRLQGLQAPCEFCVTLNHSEAIDPEKVLKRIVYHHPLYSPPAVAAQARYEAINGQQRTFYCGAYWGFGFHEDGVKSAMTACRALEAWVQ
- a CDS encoding DUF1365 domain-containing protein, with amino-acid sequence MNSAVYEGMVRHRRLAPVAHVFRYSLFMLYVDLAELPGLFDGRWLWSASHPNLAWFRRADHAGDPQVPLDQSVRDQVEAATGRRPTGPIRLLTHLRYFGYVFNPVSFYYCFDHEDRCVDTIVAEVTNTPWGERHCYVLDGLLDEGRGRHHRYRFGKRFHVSPFMPMEVDYDWRFDTPSERLVVHMVNSKSGSRFFDATMVLARRELTAASLARTLVQYPFMTARVIGAIHWQALRLWIKRCPFYSHPKTRTSTVQTGRFSG